One region of Gopherus evgoodei ecotype Sinaloan lineage chromosome 23, rGopEvg1_v1.p, whole genome shotgun sequence genomic DNA includes:
- the WNK4 gene encoding serine/threonine-protein kinase WNK4 isoform X3, whose amino-acid sequence MLKGLQHPNIVRFYDSWKSAIKGQICIVLVTELMTSGTLKTYLKRFKKMKLKVLQRWSRQILKGLHFLHTRSPPIIHRDLKCDNIFITGPTGSVKIGDLGLATLKRASFAKSVIGTPEFMAPEMYEEKYDEAVDVYAFGMCMLEMATSEYPYSECQNAAQIYRKVTSGMKPNSFYKVKVPELKEIIEGCIRMNKAERYTIQDLLEHSFFQEDTGVHVELAEEDDGVKSGLKLWLRMDDTKKLHGKYKDNNALEFLFELHKDVAEEVAQEMVTLGFVCEADYKLVAKAVRDRVVTIKRKREKLKRAQDELRHQEQEKPLLEELKCPPVPANPPVSPATPGSGDSVFGGTFLPEPEEPEADQHQHFLYRHTSYSSTASDCETDGYLSSSGFVDSPDLSHCHSSTFSTRDPSSPPAAQSESCFPVSIAVSSPMEHLPSTPASEFSSPVDSYASDVASGLSDGCEGLSASEQNAKLPAKRASGKLLRRRARSRLRITNISDKSDRVVECQLQTYNNKMVTFKFDLDGDNPEEIAAVMVNNEFILQSEQDSFIRRIQDIIQRVETLLRKDGHGATRAAGSPQPESLSPSATSNGLPAELQLQDLSRSISASSLLSDLGCSSPGQSELALVQPSLSGSPSENDLFSLADTLPGTQPVGLQPLLPAEPPGSPSAAACSRPSSLTVPGLAPYPLPTSQSFPQTAGPGPQAGGSLLSTTPPRGGLGPLSPPMNSTAPTAPPWSPATSPLFSLAEIFSLAMMSMAQTLLPSVSLAAPPPGGPHAPALIPRPQSLYLGPAHFTSPGPAGQVEPAPHCSWTQEPTSTCVTGGWGPALPPQGLGRSGIGESPLASGRAPAAGALDSGLVSPCSPKPSSHLIVSESPAPGPAKARLSPINEEAKPQILGRFQVTTSKDPANSTLGQQSQSDSEQSGQEPWEGAAGAFSQPLVPSSSATEGSTSPDSDSVPDTPVQDPDELLAEEGTPVALAESDQERPGEGSAESPQQAMVSQVWMSYARSSSYLSSDETESEDEEIWEELQSLRQKHLSEVQTLQAVQKREIEDLYFRMGKQAPPGIVSPAAMLSSRQRRLSKGSFNPSRRNSLQRLELSQPTVTVLPVPIFMDYLSHAPTAMEGW is encoded by the exons ATGCTGAAGGGCCTGCAGCATCCCAATATTGTCCGCTTCTATGACTCCTGGAAGTCAGCCATCAAGGGCCAGATCTGCATCGTGTTGGTCACTGAGCTCATGACCTCGGGCACCCTGAAAAC CTACCTGAAGCGCTTCAAGAAGATGAAACTGAAGGTCCTGCAGCGCTGGAGCCGGCAGATCCTCAAGGGGCTGCACTTCCTGCACACGCGCTCGCCCCCCATCATCCATCGCGACCTCAAGTGCGACAACATCTTCATCACGGGCCCCACCGGCTCCGTCAAGATCGGGGACCTGGGCCTGGCCACGCTCAAGCGGGCCTCCTTCGCCAAGAGCGTCATAG gcaCCCCGGAGTTCATGGCCCCTGAGATGTACGAGGAGAAGTACGACGAGGCGGTGGATGTCTACGCCTTCGGCATGTGCATGCTGGAGATGGCCACCTCGGAGTACCCCTACTCAGAGTGCCAGAACGCCGCCCAGATCTACCGCAAGGTCACTTCA GGCATGAAACCCAACAGCTTCTACAAGGTGAAGGTGCCCGAGCTGAAGGAAATCATTGAGGGCTGCATCCGCATGAACAAGGCTGAGAG gtacaccatccaggacctgctGGAGCACTCCTTCTTCCAGGAGGACACGGGGGTGCACGTGGAGCTGGCCGAGGAGGACGACGGGGTCAAGTCTGGCCTCAAGCTCTGGCTGCGCATGGAcgacactaagaaactgcacggCAAGTACAAGGACAACAACGCCCTCGAGTTCCTCTTCGAGCTGCACAAGGACGTGGCCGAGGAGGTGGCCCAGGAGATG GTGACCCTGGGCTTTGTGTGTGAGGCGGACTACAAGCTGGTGGCCAAGGCGGTACGGGACCGTGTGGTCACCATCAAACGCAAGCGGGAGAAGTTGAAGCGGGCGCAGGATGAGCTGCGGCACCAGGAGCAGGAGAAACCCCTGCTGGAGGAGCTGAAGTGCCCCCCGGTGCCTGCCAACCCCCCCGTCTCACCGGCCACGCCTGGCTCCGGGGACTCTGTCTTTGGGGGCACCTTCCTCCCGGAGCCCGAGGAGCCCGAGGCAGATCAGCACCAGCACTTCCTGTATCGGCACACCAGCTACTCCTCCACCGCCT ctgacTGCGAGACGGACGGGTACCTGAGCTCCTCTGGGTTCGTGGACTCGCCAGACCTGTCCCACTGCCACTCAAGCACCTTCTCCACCAGGGACCCTTCCAGCCCACCAGCTGCCCAGTCAGAGAGCTGCTTCCCTGTG AGCATCGCAGTGAGCTCGCCCATGGAGCACCTGCCATCTACCCCGGCCAGCGAGTTCTCTTCCCCAGTGGACAG CTACGCGTCGGATGTGGCGTCTGGCCTGAGCGATGGCTGCGAAGGGCTCTCGGCCAGCGAGCAGAACGCTAAGCTGCCGGCCAAGCGGGCCTCAGGGAAGCTGCTGCGGCGCCGAGCCAGGTCGAGGCTGCGCATCACCAAC atCTCGGATAAGAGCGACCGGGTGGTGGAGTGCCAGCTGCAGACCTACAACAACAAGATGGTGACCTTCAAGTTCGACCTGGACGGGGACAACCCGGAGGAGATTGCGGCCGTCATG GTCAATAATGAGTTCATCCTCCAGTCGGAGCAGGACAGCTTCATCCGTCGAATCCAGGACATCATCCAGCGCGTGGAGACCCTGCTGCGCAAGGACGGGCATGGTGCCACCAGGGCGGCTGGCAGCCCGCAGCCTGAGAGCCTGTCGCCCTCTGCCACCAGCAACGGCCTTCCG gcggagctgcagctgcaggaTCTCTCGCGCTCCATCTCGGCCTCGTCCTTGCTCAGCG ACctgggctgcagcagcccaggcCAGTCGGAGCTGGCTCTGGTCCAGCCCTCGCTCAGTGGCTCCCCCTCTGAAAACGACCTCTTCAGCCTCGCAGACACCCTGCCAGGGACCCAGCCCGTTGGGCTGCAGCCTCTGCTCCCAGCAGAACCGCCAG GTTCTCCCAGTGCAGCTGCGTGCAGTAGGCCCTCCTCCTTGACGGTGCCTGGCCTGGCCCCGTACCCGCTGCCAACATCCCAGTCTTTCCCACAGACTGCCGGACccgggccccaggctgggggctccCTGCTGTCCACCACACCACCCAGGGGAGGCCTGGGCCCCCTGAGCCCACCCATGAACAGCACTGCACCCACTGCGCCCCCCTGGTCTCCTGCCACCTCCCCCTTGTTCTCGCTGGCTGAGATATTCTCCCTGGCAATGATGAGCATGGCCCAGACGCTGCTGCCGTCCGTCTCCTTGGCTGCCCCCCCGCCGGGAGGGCCCCATGCCCCTGCACTGATACCTCGCCCGCAGTCGCTGTACCTGGGGCCGGCACACTTCACCTCCCCTGGCCCTGCGGGCCAGGTggagccagccccacactgcagTTGGACCCAGGAGCCCACCAGCACCTGCGTCACAGGGGGCTGGggccctgctcttccccctcagggCCTGGGAAGAAGCGGCATCGGGGAGAGTCCGCTGGCATCGGGGAGAGCTCCTGCTGCAGGGGCGCTGGATAGTGGTTTG GTATCACCCTGCTCCCCGAAACCCAGCAGCCACCTGATCGTCTCAGAGTCGCCCGCCCCTGGCCCAGCCAAGGCCCGGCTGTCCCCCATCAACGAAG AAGCCAAGCCCCAGATTCTGGGTAGATTCCAAGTGACCACATCCAAGGACCCAGCCAACAGCACTctggggcagcagagccagagTGACAGTGAGCAGAGCGGCCaggagccctgggagggggcggcTGGTGCCTTCTCTCAGCCCTTGGTGCCCAGCTCCTCCGCCACAGAGGGCAGCACGAGCCCCGACTCGGACTCTGTCCCTGACACCCCGGTGCAGGACCCCGACGAGCTGCTGGCCGAGGAGGGGACGCCGGTGGCGCTGGCGGAGAGCGACCAGGAGAGGCCTGGGGAGGGCAGTGCTGAGAGCCCTCAGCAGGCCATGGTGAGCCAGGTGTGGATGAGCTATGCGCGCAGCTCGTCCTACCTGAGCAGCGACGAGACGGAGAGCGAGGACGAGGAGATCTgggaggagctgcagagcctgcgCCAGAA GCACCTCTCTGAAGTGCAGACGCTGCAGGCTGTGCAGAAGAGGGAGATTGAGGATCTGTACTTCCGGATGGGGAAGCAGGCCCCCCCGGGCATCGTCTCCCCAGCTGCCATGCTCTCCAGCCGCCAGAGACGCCTCTCCAAGGGCAGCTTCAACCCGTCCCGGCGCAACAGCCTCCAGCGCCTGGAGCTCTCGCAGCCCACAG taACCGTCCTGCCAGTACCGATTTTCATGGACTACCTCAGCCATGCACCAACTGCCATGGAGGGGTGGTGA
- the WNK4 gene encoding serine/threonine-protein kinase WNK4 isoform X2, with protein sequence MLKGLQHPNIVRFYDSWKSAIKGQICIVLVTELMTSGTLKTYLKRFKKMKLKVLQRWSRQILKGLHFLHTRSPPIIHRDLKCDNIFITGPTGSVKIGDLGLATLKRASFAKSVIGTPEFMAPEMYEEKYDEAVDVYAFGMCMLEMATSEYPYSECQNAAQIYRKGMKPNSFYKVKVPELKEIIEGCIRMNKAERYTIQDLLEHSFFQEDTGVHVELAEEDDGVKSGLKLWLRMDDTKKLHGKYKDNNALEFLFELHKDVAEEVAQEMVTLGFVCEADYKLVAKAVRDRVVTIKRKREKLKRAQDELRHQEQEKPLLEELKCPPVPANPPVSPATPGSGDSVFGGTFLPEPEEPEADQHQHFLYRHTSYSSTASDCETDGYLSSSGFVDSPDLSHCHSSTFSTRDPSSPPAAQSESCFPVSIAVSSPMEHLPSTPASEFSSPVDSYASDVASGLSDGCEGLSASEQNAKLPAKRASGKLLRRRARSRLRITNISDKSDRVVECQLQTYNNKMVTFKFDLDGDNPEEIAAVMVNNEFILQSEQDSFIRRIQDIIQRVETLLRKDGHGATRAAGSPQPESLSPSATSNGLPAELQLQDLSRSISASSLLSDLGCSSPGQSELALVQPSLSGSPSENDLFSLADTLPGTQPVGLQPLLPAEPPGSPSAAACSRPSSLTVPGLAPYPLPTSQSFPQTAGPGPQAGGSLLSTTPPRGGLGPLSPPMNSTAPTAPPWSPATSPLFSLAEIFSLAMMSMAQTLLPSVSLAAPPPGGPHAPALIPRPQSLYLGPAHFTSPGPAGQVEPAPHCSWTQEPTSTCVTGGWGPALPPQGLGRSGIGESPLASGRAPAAGALDSGLVSPCSPKPSSHLIVSESPAPGPAKARLSPINEEAKPQILGRFQVTTSKDPANSTLGQQSQSDSEQSGQEPWEGAAGAFSQPLVPSSSATEGSTSPDSDSVPDTPVQDPDELLAEEGTPVALAESDQERPGEGSAESPQQAMVSQVWMSYARSSSYLSSDETESEDEEIWEELQSLRQKHLSEVQTLQAVQKREIEDLYFRMGKQAPPGIVSPAAMLSSRQRRLSKGSFNPSRRNSLQRLELSQPTAGMMRRNSLSGSSTGSQEQRPSRGVTFAGDLSRM encoded by the exons ATGCTGAAGGGCCTGCAGCATCCCAATATTGTCCGCTTCTATGACTCCTGGAAGTCAGCCATCAAGGGCCAGATCTGCATCGTGTTGGTCACTGAGCTCATGACCTCGGGCACCCTGAAAAC CTACCTGAAGCGCTTCAAGAAGATGAAACTGAAGGTCCTGCAGCGCTGGAGCCGGCAGATCCTCAAGGGGCTGCACTTCCTGCACACGCGCTCGCCCCCCATCATCCATCGCGACCTCAAGTGCGACAACATCTTCATCACGGGCCCCACCGGCTCCGTCAAGATCGGGGACCTGGGCCTGGCCACGCTCAAGCGGGCCTCCTTCGCCAAGAGCGTCATAG gcaCCCCGGAGTTCATGGCCCCTGAGATGTACGAGGAGAAGTACGACGAGGCGGTGGATGTCTACGCCTTCGGCATGTGCATGCTGGAGATGGCCACCTCGGAGTACCCCTACTCAGAGTGCCAGAACGCCGCCCAGATCTACCGCAAG GGCATGAAACCCAACAGCTTCTACAAGGTGAAGGTGCCCGAGCTGAAGGAAATCATTGAGGGCTGCATCCGCATGAACAAGGCTGAGAG gtacaccatccaggacctgctGGAGCACTCCTTCTTCCAGGAGGACACGGGGGTGCACGTGGAGCTGGCCGAGGAGGACGACGGGGTCAAGTCTGGCCTCAAGCTCTGGCTGCGCATGGAcgacactaagaaactgcacggCAAGTACAAGGACAACAACGCCCTCGAGTTCCTCTTCGAGCTGCACAAGGACGTGGCCGAGGAGGTGGCCCAGGAGATG GTGACCCTGGGCTTTGTGTGTGAGGCGGACTACAAGCTGGTGGCCAAGGCGGTACGGGACCGTGTGGTCACCATCAAACGCAAGCGGGAGAAGTTGAAGCGGGCGCAGGATGAGCTGCGGCACCAGGAGCAGGAGAAACCCCTGCTGGAGGAGCTGAAGTGCCCCCCGGTGCCTGCCAACCCCCCCGTCTCACCGGCCACGCCTGGCTCCGGGGACTCTGTCTTTGGGGGCACCTTCCTCCCGGAGCCCGAGGAGCCCGAGGCAGATCAGCACCAGCACTTCCTGTATCGGCACACCAGCTACTCCTCCACCGCCT ctgacTGCGAGACGGACGGGTACCTGAGCTCCTCTGGGTTCGTGGACTCGCCAGACCTGTCCCACTGCCACTCAAGCACCTTCTCCACCAGGGACCCTTCCAGCCCACCAGCTGCCCAGTCAGAGAGCTGCTTCCCTGTG AGCATCGCAGTGAGCTCGCCCATGGAGCACCTGCCATCTACCCCGGCCAGCGAGTTCTCTTCCCCAGTGGACAG CTACGCGTCGGATGTGGCGTCTGGCCTGAGCGATGGCTGCGAAGGGCTCTCGGCCAGCGAGCAGAACGCTAAGCTGCCGGCCAAGCGGGCCTCAGGGAAGCTGCTGCGGCGCCGAGCCAGGTCGAGGCTGCGCATCACCAAC atCTCGGATAAGAGCGACCGGGTGGTGGAGTGCCAGCTGCAGACCTACAACAACAAGATGGTGACCTTCAAGTTCGACCTGGACGGGGACAACCCGGAGGAGATTGCGGCCGTCATG GTCAATAATGAGTTCATCCTCCAGTCGGAGCAGGACAGCTTCATCCGTCGAATCCAGGACATCATCCAGCGCGTGGAGACCCTGCTGCGCAAGGACGGGCATGGTGCCACCAGGGCGGCTGGCAGCCCGCAGCCTGAGAGCCTGTCGCCCTCTGCCACCAGCAACGGCCTTCCG gcggagctgcagctgcaggaTCTCTCGCGCTCCATCTCGGCCTCGTCCTTGCTCAGCG ACctgggctgcagcagcccaggcCAGTCGGAGCTGGCTCTGGTCCAGCCCTCGCTCAGTGGCTCCCCCTCTGAAAACGACCTCTTCAGCCTCGCAGACACCCTGCCAGGGACCCAGCCCGTTGGGCTGCAGCCTCTGCTCCCAGCAGAACCGCCAG GTTCTCCCAGTGCAGCTGCGTGCAGTAGGCCCTCCTCCTTGACGGTGCCTGGCCTGGCCCCGTACCCGCTGCCAACATCCCAGTCTTTCCCACAGACTGCCGGACccgggccccaggctgggggctccCTGCTGTCCACCACACCACCCAGGGGAGGCCTGGGCCCCCTGAGCCCACCCATGAACAGCACTGCACCCACTGCGCCCCCCTGGTCTCCTGCCACCTCCCCCTTGTTCTCGCTGGCTGAGATATTCTCCCTGGCAATGATGAGCATGGCCCAGACGCTGCTGCCGTCCGTCTCCTTGGCTGCCCCCCCGCCGGGAGGGCCCCATGCCCCTGCACTGATACCTCGCCCGCAGTCGCTGTACCTGGGGCCGGCACACTTCACCTCCCCTGGCCCTGCGGGCCAGGTggagccagccccacactgcagTTGGACCCAGGAGCCCACCAGCACCTGCGTCACAGGGGGCTGGggccctgctcttccccctcagggCCTGGGAAGAAGCGGCATCGGGGAGAGTCCGCTGGCATCGGGGAGAGCTCCTGCTGCAGGGGCGCTGGATAGTGGTTTG GTATCACCCTGCTCCCCGAAACCCAGCAGCCACCTGATCGTCTCAGAGTCGCCCGCCCCTGGCCCAGCCAAGGCCCGGCTGTCCCCCATCAACGAAG AAGCCAAGCCCCAGATTCTGGGTAGATTCCAAGTGACCACATCCAAGGACCCAGCCAACAGCACTctggggcagcagagccagagTGACAGTGAGCAGAGCGGCCaggagccctgggagggggcggcTGGTGCCTTCTCTCAGCCCTTGGTGCCCAGCTCCTCCGCCACAGAGGGCAGCACGAGCCCCGACTCGGACTCTGTCCCTGACACCCCGGTGCAGGACCCCGACGAGCTGCTGGCCGAGGAGGGGACGCCGGTGGCGCTGGCGGAGAGCGACCAGGAGAGGCCTGGGGAGGGCAGTGCTGAGAGCCCTCAGCAGGCCATGGTGAGCCAGGTGTGGATGAGCTATGCGCGCAGCTCGTCCTACCTGAGCAGCGACGAGACGGAGAGCGAGGACGAGGAGATCTgggaggagctgcagagcctgcgCCAGAA GCACCTCTCTGAAGTGCAGACGCTGCAGGCTGTGCAGAAGAGGGAGATTGAGGATCTGTACTTCCGGATGGGGAAGCAGGCCCCCCCGGGCATCGTCTCCCCAGCTGCCATGCTCTCCAGCCGCCAGAGACGCCTCTCCAAGGGCAGCTTCAACCCGTCCCGGCGCAACAGCCTCCAGCGCCTGGAGCTCTCGCAGCCCACAG CAGGGATGATGCGCAGGAACTCGCTGAGTGGCAGCAGTACCGGCTCACAGGAGCAGCGGCCGAGCAGAGGGGTGACGTTCGCCGGAGACCTCAGCCGAATG taA
- the WNK4 gene encoding serine/threonine-protein kinase WNK4 isoform X1: MLMLHVAGPPAAGAMSQTEVDLSGCGIALEPGTPGRAAPLRSRGRESRRGSYRFNRRSSAELERLGYEGPPGSGPAGAQEARGDPRALQGAEPAARSGSGSESGGQTSSPPPPGQVSPRGAPPDESRRAQEENEEVETRAVATSPDGRFLKFGIEIGRGSFKTVYKGLDTETTVEVAWCELQTRKLSKAERQRFSEEVEMLKGLQHPNIVRFYDSWKSAIKGQICIVLVTELMTSGTLKTYLKRFKKMKLKVLQRWSRQILKGLHFLHTRSPPIIHRDLKCDNIFITGPTGSVKIGDLGLATLKRASFAKSVIGTPEFMAPEMYEEKYDEAVDVYAFGMCMLEMATSEYPYSECQNAAQIYRKVTSGMKPNSFYKVKVPELKEIIEGCIRMNKAERYTIQDLLEHSFFQEDTGVHVELAEEDDGVKSGLKLWLRMDDTKKLHGKYKDNNALEFLFELHKDVAEEVAQEMVTLGFVCEADYKLVAKAVRDRVVTIKRKREKLKRAQDELRHQEQEKPLLEELKCPPVPANPPVSPATPGSGDSVFGGTFLPEPEEPEADQHQHFLYRHTSYSSTASDCETDGYLSSSGFVDSPDLSHCHSSTFSTRDPSSPPAAQSESCFPVSIAVSSPMEHLPSTPASEFSSPVDSYASDVASGLSDGCEGLSASEQNAKLPAKRASGKLLRRRARSRLRITNISDKSDRVVECQLQTYNNKMVTFKFDLDGDNPEEIAAVMVNNEFILQSEQDSFIRRIQDIIQRVETLLRKDGHGATRAAGSPQPESLSPSATSNGLPAELQLQDLSRSISASSLLSDLGCSSPGQSELALVQPSLSGSPSENDLFSLADTLPGTQPVGLQPLLPAEPPGSPSAAACSRPSSLTVPGLAPYPLPTSQSFPQTAGPGPQAGGSLLSTTPPRGGLGPLSPPMNSTAPTAPPWSPATSPLFSLAEIFSLAMMSMAQTLLPSVSLAAPPPGGPHAPALIPRPQSLYLGPAHFTSPGPAGQVEPAPHCSWTQEPTSTCVTGGWGPALPPQGLGRSGIGESPLASGRAPAAGALDSGLVSPCSPKPSSHLIVSESPAPGPAKARLSPINEEAKPQILGRFQVTTSKDPANSTLGQQSQSDSEQSGQEPWEGAAGAFSQPLVPSSSATEGSTSPDSDSVPDTPVQDPDELLAEEGTPVALAESDQERPGEGSAESPQQAMVSQVWMSYARSSSYLSSDETESEDEEIWEELQSLRQKHLSEVQTLQAVQKREIEDLYFRMGKQAPPGIVSPAAMLSSRQRRLSKGSFNPSRRNSLQRLELSQPTAGMMRRNSLSGSSTGSQEQRPSRGVTFAGDLSRM; this comes from the exons atgctgATGCTCCACGTGGCCGGGCCCCCCGCGGCCGGAGCCATGTCCCAGACCGAGGTGGATCTGTCCGGCTGCGGCATCGCCCTGGAGCCGGGGACCCCCGGCCGGGCAGCCCCGCTCCGCAGCCGGGGGCGCGAGAGCCGCCGCGGCTCCTACAGGTTCAACCGGCGGAGCTCGGCCGAGCTGGAGCGGCTGGGCTACGAGGGGCCCCCGGGGTCCGGCCCGGCCGGGGCGCAGGAGGCGCGCGGGGACCCCCGGGCTCTCCAAGGCGCAGAGCCCGCGGCGCGCTCCGGCTCGGGCAGCGAGAGCGGCGGCCAGACGTCCTCGCCGCCGCCCCCCGGCCAGGTCTCCCCGCGCGGCGCCCCCCCGGACGAGAGCCGCCGGGCGCAGGAGGAGAACGAGGAGGTCGAGACCCGCGCCGTGGCCACTTCCCCGGACGGCCGGTTCCTCAAGTTCGGCATCGAGATCGGCCGCGGCTCCTTCAAGACAGTGTACAAAGGGCTGGACACCGAGACCACCGTGGAGGTGGCCTGGTGCGAGCTGCAG ACCCGGAAGCTGTCGAAGGCTGAACGGCAGCGCTTCAGTGAGGAGGTGGAGATGCTGAAGGGCCTGCAGCATCCCAATATTGTCCGCTTCTATGACTCCTGGAAGTCAGCCATCAAGGGCCAGATCTGCATCGTGTTGGTCACTGAGCTCATGACCTCGGGCACCCTGAAAAC CTACCTGAAGCGCTTCAAGAAGATGAAACTGAAGGTCCTGCAGCGCTGGAGCCGGCAGATCCTCAAGGGGCTGCACTTCCTGCACACGCGCTCGCCCCCCATCATCCATCGCGACCTCAAGTGCGACAACATCTTCATCACGGGCCCCACCGGCTCCGTCAAGATCGGGGACCTGGGCCTGGCCACGCTCAAGCGGGCCTCCTTCGCCAAGAGCGTCATAG gcaCCCCGGAGTTCATGGCCCCTGAGATGTACGAGGAGAAGTACGACGAGGCGGTGGATGTCTACGCCTTCGGCATGTGCATGCTGGAGATGGCCACCTCGGAGTACCCCTACTCAGAGTGCCAGAACGCCGCCCAGATCTACCGCAAGGTCACTTCA GGCATGAAACCCAACAGCTTCTACAAGGTGAAGGTGCCCGAGCTGAAGGAAATCATTGAGGGCTGCATCCGCATGAACAAGGCTGAGAG gtacaccatccaggacctgctGGAGCACTCCTTCTTCCAGGAGGACACGGGGGTGCACGTGGAGCTGGCCGAGGAGGACGACGGGGTCAAGTCTGGCCTCAAGCTCTGGCTGCGCATGGAcgacactaagaaactgcacggCAAGTACAAGGACAACAACGCCCTCGAGTTCCTCTTCGAGCTGCACAAGGACGTGGCCGAGGAGGTGGCCCAGGAGATG GTGACCCTGGGCTTTGTGTGTGAGGCGGACTACAAGCTGGTGGCCAAGGCGGTACGGGACCGTGTGGTCACCATCAAACGCAAGCGGGAGAAGTTGAAGCGGGCGCAGGATGAGCTGCGGCACCAGGAGCAGGAGAAACCCCTGCTGGAGGAGCTGAAGTGCCCCCCGGTGCCTGCCAACCCCCCCGTCTCACCGGCCACGCCTGGCTCCGGGGACTCTGTCTTTGGGGGCACCTTCCTCCCGGAGCCCGAGGAGCCCGAGGCAGATCAGCACCAGCACTTCCTGTATCGGCACACCAGCTACTCCTCCACCGCCT ctgacTGCGAGACGGACGGGTACCTGAGCTCCTCTGGGTTCGTGGACTCGCCAGACCTGTCCCACTGCCACTCAAGCACCTTCTCCACCAGGGACCCTTCCAGCCCACCAGCTGCCCAGTCAGAGAGCTGCTTCCCTGTG AGCATCGCAGTGAGCTCGCCCATGGAGCACCTGCCATCTACCCCGGCCAGCGAGTTCTCTTCCCCAGTGGACAG CTACGCGTCGGATGTGGCGTCTGGCCTGAGCGATGGCTGCGAAGGGCTCTCGGCCAGCGAGCAGAACGCTAAGCTGCCGGCCAAGCGGGCCTCAGGGAAGCTGCTGCGGCGCCGAGCCAGGTCGAGGCTGCGCATCACCAAC atCTCGGATAAGAGCGACCGGGTGGTGGAGTGCCAGCTGCAGACCTACAACAACAAGATGGTGACCTTCAAGTTCGACCTGGACGGGGACAACCCGGAGGAGATTGCGGCCGTCATG GTCAATAATGAGTTCATCCTCCAGTCGGAGCAGGACAGCTTCATCCGTCGAATCCAGGACATCATCCAGCGCGTGGAGACCCTGCTGCGCAAGGACGGGCATGGTGCCACCAGGGCGGCTGGCAGCCCGCAGCCTGAGAGCCTGTCGCCCTCTGCCACCAGCAACGGCCTTCCG gcggagctgcagctgcaggaTCTCTCGCGCTCCATCTCGGCCTCGTCCTTGCTCAGCG ACctgggctgcagcagcccaggcCAGTCGGAGCTGGCTCTGGTCCAGCCCTCGCTCAGTGGCTCCCCCTCTGAAAACGACCTCTTCAGCCTCGCAGACACCCTGCCAGGGACCCAGCCCGTTGGGCTGCAGCCTCTGCTCCCAGCAGAACCGCCAG GTTCTCCCAGTGCAGCTGCGTGCAGTAGGCCCTCCTCCTTGACGGTGCCTGGCCTGGCCCCGTACCCGCTGCCAACATCCCAGTCTTTCCCACAGACTGCCGGACccgggccccaggctgggggctccCTGCTGTCCACCACACCACCCAGGGGAGGCCTGGGCCCCCTGAGCCCACCCATGAACAGCACTGCACCCACTGCGCCCCCCTGGTCTCCTGCCACCTCCCCCTTGTTCTCGCTGGCTGAGATATTCTCCCTGGCAATGATGAGCATGGCCCAGACGCTGCTGCCGTCCGTCTCCTTGGCTGCCCCCCCGCCGGGAGGGCCCCATGCCCCTGCACTGATACCTCGCCCGCAGTCGCTGTACCTGGGGCCGGCACACTTCACCTCCCCTGGCCCTGCGGGCCAGGTggagccagccccacactgcagTTGGACCCAGGAGCCCACCAGCACCTGCGTCACAGGGGGCTGGggccctgctcttccccctcagggCCTGGGAAGAAGCGGCATCGGGGAGAGTCCGCTGGCATCGGGGAGAGCTCCTGCTGCAGGGGCGCTGGATAGTGGTTTG GTATCACCCTGCTCCCCGAAACCCAGCAGCCACCTGATCGTCTCAGAGTCGCCCGCCCCTGGCCCAGCCAAGGCCCGGCTGTCCCCCATCAACGAAG AAGCCAAGCCCCAGATTCTGGGTAGATTCCAAGTGACCACATCCAAGGACCCAGCCAACAGCACTctggggcagcagagccagagTGACAGTGAGCAGAGCGGCCaggagccctgggagggggcggcTGGTGCCTTCTCTCAGCCCTTGGTGCCCAGCTCCTCCGCCACAGAGGGCAGCACGAGCCCCGACTCGGACTCTGTCCCTGACACCCCGGTGCAGGACCCCGACGAGCTGCTGGCCGAGGAGGGGACGCCGGTGGCGCTGGCGGAGAGCGACCAGGAGAGGCCTGGGGAGGGCAGTGCTGAGAGCCCTCAGCAGGCCATGGTGAGCCAGGTGTGGATGAGCTATGCGCGCAGCTCGTCCTACCTGAGCAGCGACGAGACGGAGAGCGAGGACGAGGAGATCTgggaggagctgcagagcctgcgCCAGAA GCACCTCTCTGAAGTGCAGACGCTGCAGGCTGTGCAGAAGAGGGAGATTGAGGATCTGTACTTCCGGATGGGGAAGCAGGCCCCCCCGGGCATCGTCTCCCCAGCTGCCATGCTCTCCAGCCGCCAGAGACGCCTCTCCAAGGGCAGCTTCAACCCGTCCCGGCGCAACAGCCTCCAGCGCCTGGAGCTCTCGCAGCCCACAG CAGGGATGATGCGCAGGAACTCGCTGAGTGGCAGCAGTACCGGCTCACAGGAGCAGCGGCCGAGCAGAGGGGTGACGTTCGCCGGAGACCTCAGCCGAATG taA